One genomic region from candidate division WOR-3 bacterium encodes:
- the cdd gene encoding cytidine deaminase codes for MGKTSSNTVWHSKKLSKELIKAVKKAVKFAYAPYSKKYVAAALYCNSQKIYTGVNIENSAYPLTMCAERTALFKAVSEGERAFKLLLLYSPQIEFILPCGGCLQVLSEFAPELMVVTMNSDLQFKFYPLKQLLTKPFRYVDINKGI; via the coding sequence ATGGGAAAGACTTCCTCGAATACTGTCTGGCATAGTAAAAAACTCTCCAAAGAGTTGATAAAAGCGGTGAAGAAAGCTGTAAAATTCGCTTATGCGCCGTACTCCAAGAAATATGTAGCCGCGGCTTTGTATTGTAACAGTCAGAAGATATACACCGGTGTCAACATCGAAAACAGTGCGTATCCCCTTACTATGTGTGCGGAAAGAACAGCACTCTTTAAAGCGGTATCCGAAGGTGAGAGGGCATTCAAACTGCTCCTCCTCTATTCGCCCCAGATTGAATTTATTCTTCCCTGTGGAGGTTGTCTTCAGGTCCTCAGTGAATTCGCGCCTGAGCTGATGGTCGTTACGATGAACAGCGACCTGCAGTTCAAATTCTATCCTCTGAAGCAGTTGTTGACAAAACCGTTTAGATATGTAGATATAAACAAAGGAATTTAG
- a CDS encoding tetratricopeptide repeat protein has product MDYYLSIFIRNLKKEDFFKLTDTFERFSAQIIQAEKDLILGKSGDINILSCLLKIKENFSEARMGFSRYPGLAKGLSKIAQFGEILISEEIEQQIIDSYEITSLGMLSIEGMSSQILVCKVENPTGEMKFPEQKKDGFMVSRKNEIEALKNLLRVSNAVLVVGPVGSGKTTFFDQLIAGWDDKKIYRTFCPSYSIGRTLKPITDIVTQILEIDELEGIEKKQKIIEKRLRELDIIDIGTSYLALLDFLDLNEEESILEKLEIKTRVEIISNSIAEIVKRISWNKPVVIIIEDIENMDASSVHFIQQLIVKLVEEKVCFIFSSSIAQVNVTGLKEFELRDIEKKYLEQIIEEVTEEKLRLPPTTPFHVLQYLFLFQEEKKKYIYNQYKGEAALSAFSLPFHDMRTVIKRRIELLDDAEREFLFSLAVAGLEINPEELPVDKKSLSLFDLFVERNFLRKHFSIYVFISSLLHDEIYNLVPDKKARHERLADYYRRIQGYEEQAAFHYLKAENHKKAIEFLMKSAEFAIQKGGYESGIDYYNQALDLCQRQKDAADLEILVALNEGLADVYRSLGDEDKALKYYKVVLDSYKEILKE; this is encoded by the coding sequence ATGGATTATTATTTAAGTATCTTCATCCGTAATTTAAAAAAGGAAGATTTTTTTAAGCTGACCGACACCTTTGAACGATTCTCAGCACAAATCATTCAGGCGGAAAAGGATTTGATTCTTGGAAAGAGCGGCGATATAAATATTCTTTCCTGTCTTTTAAAAATCAAAGAGAATTTTTCTGAAGCCCGCATGGGGTTTTCCCGTTATCCGGGACTTGCAAAAGGGCTTTCCAAAATAGCACAATTCGGAGAAATTCTGATTTCAGAAGAGATCGAGCAGCAGATAATCGACAGCTATGAAATCACCTCTCTAGGAATGTTGTCGATCGAAGGGATGTCGAGTCAGATCCTTGTCTGCAAGGTGGAAAATCCGACCGGCGAGATGAAATTCCCCGAACAGAAGAAAGACGGCTTTATGGTCTCACGTAAAAATGAGATTGAGGCGTTGAAGAATCTACTGCGTGTTTCAAATGCAGTATTGGTGGTCGGGCCTGTAGGCAGCGGTAAAACGACATTCTTCGACCAGCTGATCGCCGGATGGGATGATAAAAAGATATATCGGACGTTCTGTCCTTCTTACAGCATAGGTCGCACCCTGAAACCGATTACAGATATCGTCACCCAGATTCTTGAGATAGATGAGCTTGAAGGGATCGAAAAGAAACAGAAGATCATTGAAAAAAGATTGAGAGAACTCGATATTATAGATATAGGAACATCATATCTGGCATTACTGGATTTTCTTGATCTAAATGAAGAAGAGTCCATCCTGGAAAAACTTGAAATTAAAACGCGTGTCGAAATCATCTCCAACAGCATTGCGGAAATAGTCAAGAGGATTTCCTGGAACAAACCGGTCGTCATCATCATCGAAGACATAGAAAATATGGACGCATCTTCGGTCCATTTTATTCAACAATTGATCGTAAAACTGGTCGAAGAAAAAGTCTGTTTCATATTTTCTTCTTCGATCGCCCAGGTCAATGTAACCGGCCTTAAAGAATTCGAATTGAGAGATATCGAAAAGAAATATCTGGAACAGATTATTGAAGAAGTAACCGAGGAGAAGTTACGGCTGCCACCTACCACCCCCTTTCACGTACTGCAATACCTCTTCCTGTTTCAGGAAGAAAAAAAGAAGTATATCTATAATCAGTATAAAGGAGAGGCGGCTCTCTCCGCCTTCAGTCTGCCTTTCCATGATATGCGGACCGTAATCAAGAGAAGAATTGAATTATTGGATGATGCTGAAAGGGAATTTCTCTTCAGCCTCGCCGTAGCCGGTCTTGAAATAAATCCCGAAGAACTACCCGTCGATAAAAAAAGCCTCTCTCTCTTCGATCTTTTCGTGGAACGTAATTTTCTGAGAAAACACTTCAGCATCTATGTCTTCATATCTTCACTACTCCACGACGAAATTTATAATTTGGTTCCCGACAAAAAGGCGCGCCACGAACGCCTTGCCGATTATTACCGGCGGATTCAGGGGTATGAAGAACAGGCGGCGTTCCACTATCTAAAAGCGGAAAATCACAAAAAGGCAATAGAATTTTTGATGAAATCGGCGGAGTTCGCGATTCAAAAAGGCGGTTATGAATCTGGCATAGATTATTACAACCAGGCGCTCGATCTGTGTCAGCGTCAAAAAGACGCCGCGGATCTGGAGATTCTAGTTGCCTTGAATGAAGGGCTTGCCGATGTCTATCGTTCGCTGGGAGACGAAGACAAGGCGCTGAAGTACTACAAAGTCGTACTGGACAGTTATAAAGAAATACTGAAGGAATGA
- a CDS encoding LPS-assembly protein LptD yields the protein MILILLLLLSQEQGLKPQEDSLQQKTENRVEYRAEKIVYDIDRSIVILYDSSTILYKDIELRSDSAYYHIKTDQLEAFGNCDLRQVNDSIKGEYLRYNIETKKAVMYNGRTQIDKGFLEGKRIYWIDEHTVNAYQGKYTTCSDSPPHYYFYSPRMKIYLGDMVIARPIVLFVEGFPVLAAPFWFVPISSKRKSGLLPFKAGNSRNYGKYLRGLAYYLVISDYADATFQIDAFEKKGIMPQFEGIWNFAPFSKGNVYGSYIKETDTQTRRYELELRNNSEYFLFGSNFNCDLKYVSDNSYRQDFTDTTVLWLEKEILSQATLARSIGALKNTIFYERKETFIDTSASTIEEKIPYYTLSTPSKTLFSLVSYSFSGHINRNRTIIGDSTKEAAGANINTTPAMQQNILGLFTLSPHLNMDLAVFDKDTSGERFPVRFGYSFGANAGTNLYRLFNIEFLGVHGILHKVLPKVSYTFTPDFDFDRFPLVPGIPGFTKTNSIGFGVDQVFEAKIGMKKEKKVLAQLGIFSGYNLDTDSLSDITWRLELPYNPFPTPITTFTSNLNGSVDPYTYDYFYTINNSIGLKTEFFSLNLNQRYTKDDIYQIWLNGGLKPTPYWVISYSARYDWDKKEFVDYRFGLTRDLHCWEAVFNFNQLGDAWRYDFEVRIKEIPDVTIGKGLLGYILE from the coding sequence ATGATCCTTATTCTACTCCTGCTCCTCTCCCAGGAGCAGGGTCTAAAACCCCAAGAAGATAGTCTACAGCAGAAAACCGAAAATAGAGTGGAATACCGTGCAGAGAAGATCGTTTATGATATCGACAGATCAATAGTAATACTGTATGACTCATCGACCATCTTATATAAAGACATTGAGCTGCGGAGTGACAGCGCATACTACCATATCAAGACCGATCAACTTGAGGCTTTCGGCAACTGTGATTTAAGGCAGGTGAATGATTCCATCAAAGGAGAGTACCTCCGTTACAATATAGAAACCAAAAAGGCCGTGATGTACAACGGCAGGACCCAGATCGATAAAGGTTTTCTCGAAGGGAAAAGGATCTACTGGATCGACGAACATACTGTGAATGCATATCAAGGTAAATATACGACCTGCAGTGATTCACCGCCCCATTATTATTTCTACTCACCCAGGATGAAGATCTATCTGGGAGATATGGTGATCGCCCGGCCTATTGTACTCTTTGTCGAAGGGTTCCCTGTTCTCGCGGCGCCGTTCTGGTTCGTACCGATATCCTCAAAGAGAAAATCAGGGCTGCTGCCGTTCAAGGCGGGGAATTCCCGGAATTACGGCAAATATCTCAGGGGGCTCGCTTATTATCTCGTCATATCTGATTATGCCGACGCGACCTTTCAGATCGACGCCTTTGAAAAAAAGGGGATAATGCCCCAATTCGAAGGAATATGGAACTTCGCTCCTTTTTCAAAAGGAAATGTATATGGTTCGTATATAAAAGAGACGGATACGCAGACCCGGCGTTATGAGCTCGAGCTTCGTAATAATTCCGAATATTTTCTGTTCGGTTCGAACTTTAACTGTGATTTAAAATATGTCAGTGACAACAGCTATCGTCAGGACTTCACCGACACCACGGTACTCTGGCTTGAAAAAGAGATTCTCTCTCAGGCGACGCTCGCCCGCAGTATCGGTGCTTTAAAGAATACGATATTTTATGAAAGAAAAGAAACATTCATCGATACCTCTGCAAGCACCATCGAAGAGAAAATCCCTTATTATACCTTAAGTACGCCGTCGAAAACATTGTTCTCCCTGGTAAGTTACTCTTTTTCCGGCCACATCAACCGCAATCGCACCATAATCGGCGACAGCACAAAGGAAGCCGCCGGTGCAAATATCAACACAACACCGGCGATGCAGCAGAACATCTTGGGGTTGTTCACACTCTCACCCCATCTGAATATGGATCTTGCCGTATTTGATAAAGATACAAGCGGTGAAAGATTTCCGGTGAGATTCGGATATTCATTCGGAGCGAATGCCGGGACAAATCTCTATCGGCTTTTTAATATTGAATTTCTCGGCGTCCATGGAATATTGCATAAGGTTCTTCCGAAAGTCTCTTACACATTTACGCCGGACTTTGATTTTGACAGATTCCCTCTGGTGCCGGGTATCCCCGGTTTTACCAAAACCAACAGCATCGGTTTTGGAGTCGACCAGGTATTTGAAGCGAAGATCGGCATGAAAAAAGAGAAGAAAGTGCTTGCCCAGCTGGGAATATTCAGCGGCTATAATCTTGATACCGACAGCCTCAGCGATATCACCTGGAGACTGGAATTACCTTATAATCCGTTTCCGACACCGATAACAACATTTACATCCAATCTCAACGGCTCCGTAGATCCCTATACCTATGATTATTTTTATACGATAAATAACTCGATAGGTTTGAAGACGGAATTCTTTTCCCTTAATTTGAATCAACGATATACAAAGGACGATATTTACCAGATATGGCTCAACGGCGGTCTCAAACCGACTCCCTACTGGGTGATATCCTATTCAGCACGTTATGATTGGGACAAGAAAGAGTTTGTCGATTATCGATTCGGGCTGACCCGCGATCTCCACTGCTGGGAGGCCGTCTTCAACTTCAATCAACTGGGCGATGCCTGGCGTTATGATTTTGAAGTGAGGATAAAGGAAATCCCTGATGTAACGATCGGAAAAGGCTTGCTCGGGTATATTCTGGAATAA
- a CDS encoding phosphopentomutase yields NRVEKPLACFGKMAEMSPGKDSTSGHWELFGIILKKPFPTYPGGFPESIIKEFESKIKHKVLGNIPASGTEIIKQLGEEHLKTKKPIVYTSADSVFQIACHLDVFSLDELYHFCEIAREILKGEHAVARVIARPFAGKPPDFYRTKERRDYSLPPPEPTLLDIAKNSGLEVIAIGKIDDLFSHRGYTESYHSVNDMECVNLVFKAMDDVAEGLIVANFVQFDMDWGHRNDIEGFKKGLIEIDEGIEKIVSRIKNNDMLFITADHGNDPTTPSTDHSREYVPILALTSRLKGRSLGIRNSFSDMAKTIARYFELEGIKNGKDFLEYCLA; encoded by the coding sequence AACCGGGTGGAAAAACCACTCGCCTGTTTCGGTAAAATGGCGGAAATGTCGCCTGGCAAAGACAGCACCTCTGGCCACTGGGAACTTTTCGGAATAATTCTGAAAAAACCTTTTCCCACCTATCCTGGTGGTTTTCCTGAAAGCATCATCAAAGAGTTTGAATCAAAAATAAAACATAAAGTGCTCGGTAATATTCCTGCATCCGGAACAGAAATCATAAAGCAACTCGGTGAAGAACATTTAAAGACCAAAAAACCCATTGTTTACACCTCAGCCGACAGTGTTTTCCAGATCGCCTGCCATCTTGATGTCTTCAGTCTGGACGAACTCTATCACTTCTGTGAAATCGCGCGGGAAATATTAAAAGGAGAGCATGCGGTAGCACGGGTCATTGCACGCCCCTTTGCAGGCAAACCGCCTGATTTCTACAGGACAAAGGAGCGGCGCGACTATTCACTTCCTCCACCCGAGCCCACACTTCTTGATATTGCAAAGAACAGCGGCCTGGAAGTCATCGCCATCGGTAAAATAGACGACCTCTTCAGCCACCGCGGCTATACCGAATCCTATCACTCGGTGAATGATATGGAATGTGTCAACCTGGTTTTTAAAGCGATGGATGATGTGGCGGAAGGACTGATTGTCGCCAACTTTGTCCAATTTGATATGGATTGGGGACACCGCAATGATATTGAGGGATTTAAAAAGGGACTGATTGAAATTGATGAAGGTATCGAAAAAATCGTCAGTCGCATTAAGAACAATGATATGCTCTTTATAACAGCCGACCATGGCAATGATCCGACTACGCCCTCGACGGATCATTCCCGTGAATATGTTCCGATACTCGCTTTAACCTCACGATTAAAGGGTAGAAGTCTGGGAATAAGAAATTCATTTTCAGATATGGCGAAGACCATCGCCCGATATTTTGAACTCGAAGGAATAAAAAATGGGAAAGACTTCCTCGAATACTGTCTGGCATAG